In one Juglans regia cultivar Chandler chromosome 11, Walnut 2.0, whole genome shotgun sequence genomic region, the following are encoded:
- the LOC109018169 gene encoding MDIS1-interacting receptor like kinase 2-like, protein MSLIHLSVLDLSYNSLSGEIPSEIIKMQSLEDLNLSHNYLSGFIPTTFEQMHGLLHVDVSYNELQGPIPNSKAFVQATMEDLRGNKGLCGNGRGLQPFKHISKRRHSLLVYEYLECGSLRTIMENEEAAKELDWPKRLNIVKGVAHALSYMHHDCSPPIIHRDIKSSNILIDSQHEAHVSDFGTAKLLDLNSSNWTSFAGTYGYITPELAYTMKVSEKCDVYSFEVLSLEVIEGKHPGDTISSLSSPSTKENIHQKDVLDPRLPFPERRILDDLVVVVNLATECLNADPQSRPTMLIISQVLSSKTSWS, encoded by the exons ATGAGCTTAATTCATCTATCTGTACTAGATTTAAGCTATAACTCTTTAAGTGGAGAGATACCATCAGAAATCATCAAAATGCAGAGTTTGGAGGATCTGAACCTCTCTCATAATTATCTTTCTGGTTTCATTCCTACGACCTTTGAACAAATGCATGGCTTGTTGCATGTTGACGTATCCTACAATGAGTTGCAGGGTCCCATTCCCAATAGCAAAGCATTTGTACAGGCTACCATGGAAGACTTGCGAGGGAATAAGGGATTGTGCGGGAATGGTAGAGGGCTACAACCATTCAAACATATCTCAAAAAG GCGACATTCGCTTTTGGTTTACGAGTACCTCGAATGTGGTAGTTTGAGAACAATTATGGAGAATGAAGAGGCTGCTAAAGAATTAGATTGGCCTAAGAGGTTGAATATTGTTAAAGGAGTGGCTCATGCCTTGTCTTACATGCACCATGACTGCTCACCACCAATAATTCACCGGGACATTAAAAGTAGCAACATTTTGATAGATTCTCAACATGAGGCTCATGTTTCAGACTTTGGCACAGCTAAGCTTCTTGACCTAAACTCATCCAATTGGACATCCTTTGCAGGCACATATGGATATATAACACCAG AGCTTGCTTATACAATGAAAGTGTCTGAGAAATGTGATGTATATAGCTTTGAGGTGTTGTCATTGGAAGTCATAGAAGGAAAGCATCCAGGTGATACCATCTCCTCACTTTCATCTCCATCAACTAAGGAAAATATACACCAGAAGGATGTTTTGGACCCGCGCCTTCCATTCCCAGAACGTCGAATTTTGGATGATCTTGTAGTTGTTGTAAACCTTGCAACTGAATGCTTGAATGCTGATCCACAGTCTAGGCCTACTATGCTCATAATTTCTCAAGTTTTATCTTCCAAAACTTCATGGTCCTAG